The Setaria viridis chromosome 2, Setaria_viridis_v4.0, whole genome shotgun sequence DNA window GTAACCAAGACAGGGGATGAGTCGATGATATGCAGAAAGTTACAATGGCTATGTAATGGCTAGTTTTTGGAGTTAAGGCTATATATACCCCATTGCCTAGCCATTTGAGgggtgttagagcttggagaagctataggcttggttctcacatacacacaagtgctctatccaccaaagtgctcaaTAGAAGATTAGAACAATTAGCATAAGGtttaggtcttgattagtgctagttttgTCCTATTAGCTCATTACTTTAaggattagcctagagttaggcaGGTTTGCACACCTCGTTTGTACCGGTGCTTGCGcacaccaagagttgtaaattcggggcttgtaagtcttgcgagaccctccaaccgcATTTGTGGAGTGGTCGCTGGTGCTTGTGATAGGGAGGATAGGCCCTAGGCATtttgccgaagctctaccaagtgaagagcagCAAGGAGCATCCATGAGAGGCTAGGCGGAGACCCACTTGCGTGTGGGGAAGACCTGTCAGCTATCATATGGAGCTACTTGACCGGGGAGTTTATGCCCTTGCGTCGGCATTCCCTTGGAGAGGGGCACCAACAACGAGGATTAGTGGAAACTTTGCTTTCCGATACCTTGGTAAAATTCGCCATGTCACCGTGCCGGAAGTTTGCCTTCTCTAACTTATTACCTTCAGCGTTCTTTATTGCACTTACATTCTgcatttacctttcctagaattgccgTGTGTTGTTTATAGGATTGAAACCTAGGGTGCAAAAATCTTTAATGGTAAAGATAGCAACACATAAAAAAatctagtgcacatctagatagaaattaaaatagatttttatatgtgcttggagtctagtttttagaacacccaattcaTCCCCTCTTAGAGTGTCAGGATCTCTTCAACCGGCTTCGCTCGTGCTAGCCTTCACATGCCCAACTCCGCTTGCTCCGTCTTATGGAGCTCCATCTTTCTCTCCCTCGTTCCCACTCTGACACTTGGGCTGCAGGCAGAGCTCTTCCCATGGACTCCTATGGCCTCGAGATCAGGCACGAAGGAGCTTGGTGCGGAGGAGCCTTGAGCGGTGAGCTGGAGAAAGGGAGAGTgagggggaagggaagggaagaaaATAACACTATCATGTGGGTCCCACTTCCACGTGTTGTCCATGTAGCGAAACCACCAACCAAAACCGCTAAATGATCAAACACGGACGATTTTAATAGTTGGGTGGTTAAAGATTCCTTGTTTTTGAGTTTGAAGATCAAAACCAAATCGAGACAATAGTTGGATGGTAAAAAAATAGACTTTTCCTATTTAAAATCTCGCTATAATTGGACTTAGCGAGTGTCATTTAATTAAGAAGAATAAACAATCGTAACGCTTATAGTCTCAAATCTCGGATGAATTGGACCAGAAAAGCCTCACCTTTAATTCCGGTTAGTATTataaaccgggattaaaaggttCCCCATAAGTGACCATAGAAGAAAACAATCTCTATATGATAGGtgagatggcaaggaagctacacgcgaggcaAGAGATCGTGTGTTCGAATCCCACACACCacgcacgtgcatatttcgtGTGTTTTTTAATTTCTAACTTTTTTGACACAAAACTTTTTAGTCTCGTGTGAAATAACCGGTTTTTTGACACAAAaccttttagtcccaggtgaaaTAAATGGACCTTTAGTTCCGAATTTGTAGTTCCGGTAACCGAGCTTTTGaagtttgccaaaaaaaaaagatagcctATTTTTCCACTAGTGATACTAAAACACTTCTAAGAACACTAGTGAAAATCACACGAACAAATAAAATATGTGTTACAAATACGGCGCTCCGATGGAAAATTAAATATCACTTTCTCAATTGAGGGCCTGAACAATCAGTTAATACAGTGTCTCCGAACATCTTGGGTATGGCCATGTCGGTACGGTCAGAATGAACACATTTGGTGCGCTGCCGCCGCTTATGATGACTCTGCGCCATACAAGGACTGAGTGCATACATCCCAATAATAACTTGCAATAACGCTCAACTCTTCTTCGCTATTtcttcacacacacacacattcattttttttatcataagGTGCAATTTATTGTCATATTTTTTCCAGTACATGTATCCTTGGTTTGCTTATGGAAGTCTAGCATAAGAGCGATGCAATCAACTGAGCGGAACATGCACGTGCATATTTCGTGTGATTTTTTAATTTCTAACTTTTTTGACGCAAAACTCTTTAGTCTCGTGTGAAATAACCGGTTTTTTGACACAAAaccttttagtcccaggtgaaaTAAATGGACCTTTAGTTCCGAATTTGTAGTTCCGGTAACCGAGCTTTTGaagtttgccaaaaaaaaaagatagcctATTTTTCCACTAGTGATACTAAAACACTTCTAAGAACACTAGTGAAAATCACACGAACAAATAAAATATGTGTTACAAATACGGCGCTCCGATGGAAAATTAAATATCACTTTTTCAATTGAGGGCCTGAACAATCAGTTAATACAGTGTCTCCGAAAATCTTGGGTATGGCCATGTCGGTACGGTCAGAATGAACACATTTGGTGTGCTGCCGCCGCTTATGATGACTCTGCGCCATACAAGGACTGAGTGCATACATCCCAATAATAACTTGCAATAACGCTCAACTCTTCTTCGCTATTtcttcacacacacacattcatttttttttatcgtAAGGTGCAATTTATTGTCATATTTTTTCCAGTACATGTATCCTTGGTTTGCTTATGGAAGTCTAGCATAAGAGCGATGCAATCAACTGAGCGGAACATGCACGTGCATATTTCGTGTGATTTTTTAATTTCTAACTTTTTTGACGCAAAACTCTTTAGTCTCGTGTGAAGTAACCGGTTTTTTGACACAAAaccttttagtcccaggtgaaaTAAATGGACCTTTAGTTCCGAATTTGTAGTTCCGGTAACCGAGCTTTTGaagtttgccaaaaaaaaagatagcctATTTTTCCACTAGTGATACTAAAACACTTCTAAGAACACTAGTGAAAATCACACGAACAAATAAAATATGTGTTACAAATACGGCGCTCCGATGGAAAATTAAATATCACTTTCTCAATTGAGGGTCTGAACAATCAATTAATACAGTGTCTCCGAAAATCTTGGGTATGGCCATGTCGGTACGGTCAGAATGAACACATTTGGTGTGCTGCCGCCGCTTATGATGACTCTGCGCCATACAAGGACTGAGTGCATACATCCCAATAATAACTTGCAATAACGCTCAACTCTTCTTCGCTATTtcttcacacacacacattcatttttttttatcgtAAGGTGCAATTTATTGTCATATTTTTTCCAGTACATGTATCCTTGGTTTGCTTATGGAAGTCTAGCATAAGAGCGATGCAATCAACTGAGCGGAACATGCACGTGCATATTTCGTGTGATTTTTTAATTTCTAACTTTTTTGACGCAAAACTCTTTAGTCTCGTGTGAAATAACCGGTTTTTTGACACAAAaccttttagtcccaggtgaaaTAAATGGACCTTTAGTTCCGAATTTGTAGTTCCGGTAACCGAGCTTTTGaagtttgccaaaaaaaaaagatagcctATTTTTCCACTAGTGATACTAAAACACTTCTAAGAACACTAGTGAAAATCACACGAACAAATAAAATATGTGTTACAAATACGGCGCTCCGATGGAAAATTAAATATCACTTTTTCAATTGAGGGCCTGAACAATCAGTTAATACAGTGTCTCCGAAAATCTTGGGTATGGCCATGTCGGTACGGTCAGAATGAACACATTTGGTGTGCTGCCGCCGCTTATGATGACTCTGCGCCATACAAGGACTGAGTGCATACATCCCAATAATAACTTGCAATAACGCTCAACTCTTCTTCGCTATTtcttcacacacacacattcatttttttttatcgtAAGGTGCAATTTATTGTCATATTTTTTCCAGTACATGTATCCTTGGTTTGCTTATGGAAGTCTAGCATAAGAGCGATGCAATCAACTGAGCGGAACACAGCGCATGCAACTTTCTGTTGAGTGTTTATCTTTATGACAGACACTAGAGTACTATTCTTTTTCCTGCTCTCCACTCAAATCCATAACTTTCTACTAACACACCAAAAACTTAATATACAggtttgaaatttttttgttCGACTGCTTTATATAAAACAACTTTTGAACTCAGGTGTTAAAAACTCTATTCTCAAATAAGAAAACTTTGAAATCAGAAGTTTATACTCCTAATAAGATAAAAAGTTGCACTTTGTTATTAGAAATTACTCAATATAGAAGGGTTAATTAGATCCAGGCCATCAAAATTTTAACGGATGCTCTTATGAAAAATTACACTGTAGATATCGTATTTGGAACTAACAACTTATAGTTCTTATTTATATATCCCATTATGTAAAAATTTGAACAAACATTGGCCTTATCTTCTTCTCCTAGCTCACGCGACACCCCTATCCTTACCTCCATGGTTGTTACAAGTAGGGCTCCTCCTCTTGTGACCCCTTTTGCTTCAGCCCATCCCTAATGTTCTTTCAAGATGCATCACATCCCAATAATTTGCAAGAGCACTCTTTGCTAATCCTTTGAGGTTGAGACTCACTACGATGACAATAGCACATCCCAATACCTTGCAATAACACAACTCTTCTTTGTCATCCCTAGATATCGAGACTCTCTACCTTCACCATACAAGTGGACAACAAGATTTATATAGGCAGAGTTCATACTCAAGGTTATTCAGCAAAGTCTAGACATGTGGACggttgtattttttttgacTAATTGAGATACAGTTCACTATTTTGAAGGCAGTCAAATATGTCAAATTACAAACTTTTATATGCACGTAGTAGAATTTAAATACAAGACACATCAAAATCCTTCATATATCAAATCATTGTGCTGCCCAAAATAAATGCATATGTCAACAGATTCCCTCTATGTCTCTTCACCTACCATAAACTTTATTATGATGTACCATATACAATAAAAGTATTAAgtataatttaaaataaaagtCGAAACAGTCACATACTTATAATTATGCATCCTTCAAAAATTAAATATGCGATATTTAAAAGTTAAATTGTATATCATTAGTGAGGTTAATTAAAAGTAATATCATTAATTATAGTAAATTAATATATTAGTCATGTTGAAAttaatatttatatataatTGGTTGTATTAAAATTAGTATCATTAGTAACAAAGACTGCTCTTAATAGTTTCAGCTTTTAAAAGCTGAACACAAGCCATTTTTAAATAGTTTAAAATAAGAGTAATTAATTTGTAGCCTAAAAAGTGTATAAGTAATGTGCATATTATTTAGATCTATATTTAATACCACTCAAAAAATAGATCTATATTTAATAGACTAAGGTCAAATATAGTGGCCAAAGCATAGGTTCACTACGTACTTTATTCTTTGCAAATACGTATAATGTTGGATATCTAGTGACATCCATCTTTATATCGAATATGGGCACAAACCAAATTCAGATACTAAATAAATGACTTCGGATACATACATTTTAGAAATGGATACTGGTATGGATGTCCACATTTTTGTTTTAGCAGATCCAGATGTGGGATAATTTGGATCACTGCTATGTCCACTATCCACCCCTAGTTGGCAGAAATGCCCAGGCATTAATTAATTTTGCACACTTAAATTGCAGTAAAATACTAGAGGGTCCGTTGGTAGTACTAATCTTGGTACAAAGTTTGATTAAAAATCATTTATGCAACAAGTAAAAAACTCAACTATCTCTGATTTTCTTTTCCTACAAACCGGGGCTATTTACCACACAATGTTGCATACTGTATCCATAAATTCTGCTCCAGTTTACATCCTTATGCTTCCTGCTGAACACCAAATATACATACAACACAAAAAAATAATGTTCAAATTTTAGCATGCACGATGAGATTGTTACATCTTTTCGGTCAATATACTCCGTAGCCAGCAATAGAATAGGATATTCTGTAGCCAGTGCACGTGGCATGTTGCGATTGGCCATCCCGTCCACTCCTGGGACGATCGAGAGTCGTTCGCGCGAGACCAGGAAGCCAGGATCACGCGAGCCAGTAAATGAGCCGTTCATGCGAGCCATTGAACGAGCCGTTTGCGCGAGCCAGTAAACGATCTGGGGAGCCAGCAAACCAGTAAACGTCGGATTCCTCCTGTCCGCCGCCACAGCaccctggccgccgccacctcctgctcaGATCCGGCGTCCTTGGCCATCCTCCGCCACCCAATGGGCCATGCAGCCCCACTACATCCCGTTCCCCACGCAGGCCTGCGCAGGCAGTCGCCGGCAgcgaccacgccgccggcgctccTACTGAACCAGACCCGCCAGCGGCTGCCGCGTTCGTGCGGGAGGCCCCCGTGCAATGGAGCCGACTTCCCCGAGCCGCTGCTGTTGGACGGAACAGAGCCGACAAGGTAAACTCCATTACGATATTGATTGGCTTCACTCAATCAGCGCGAGGTGCTCGGATGAATTTGTGACCGTGGCACCAATTACGGCAGCAGGGAAATCAAGCGACAATTAATTGCTGTCGTTAATGGTGAGTCCATCTCCTGTGCCAGCAAGAATCCGGAGGTCTTCCTACAGGTTGAAGTTGCATCAGCAGGTTGGGTCTCGCTCCTGCACAATCCGATTCCATGGATGGCGCAACTTCAACGGCCACACCAGAGGTGTTCCCTGTACTGCTGATGGCGCAATCGCCGGAACCGGAGGTAAATGGCACATGGGTGACTCCTCTCCAACATGTGTCACCATAGACGATGGCAACGCCCGATCCGGAGAGGACCTACTTGCATGTGAGTGTGCTGGTTTGTAGCCTTTTCTTCTTGCTGGTCCATCCAAAAGCCAGATGGTGTCGCATAGCTAATCCTACAACGAATCAATTTCCAAGTTCATGTTTTAGGTGACCCCCCCAAAAGGTCTGAAAGTTCAGGACACATTTGAATGAACCTTGATAGTAAAATCCAGAAAACAGTACTTGGTGCCATtattcagaaattcagaaatcaAAAACGTCCAGCATGAATTGCATTATGATTATTCATTACCTAGTTCATTCCTGGTATATATATACCTAGCTTTCAGAAATTCAGGAATCAAAGTGTACAGCATGAATTTCATTATGGTTATTCATTACCTAGTTCATTCCTGATTATGTTATCAGAATTTCAGAAATCTTAGATAGTAACTGGATTATGCTTTACCTGATTATTCATTTACTGTTGTCGTAAGTGTCACAGGGCAGAGGGTATGTATGTATGCAGTCCTTTACCGTGTACCAGTTAACTACCTGTACACTTACTTTGTGAAGTATACTAGTGTGTCTGTGTGTGCCCTATGTAGGACATTCAGATAAGGTGACAAATTCAGGTTGTCCTATTTTTCTGACCATGCTGGCTTGTAGTCTTTTTTGTACTATATATGATTGGTTCAGTAACATGCCATGTAGCCCTACTGCTGTAGATGTTGTCCCTATCTCATCCTAGTGTAGTTTGAAATAATAAAGATCGTGCTCCAAACATTCTGTAGCGATATGTTCAATTTTAGTAGTTGTGGTACTGCCTTCTGATATGTGTATTTATTTGGATCCCTTGTTGCCAGAGACAATTGTGCCAACCGAGGAGCTGCATTTTTACAGTAGAGATGAAGCCAAGGAATTTTACAAATTCTATGCGGGCAAGGCAGGGTTTGATGTGCGCATAACCAAGACAAGTAGGAAGACGGTACTGGAGTTGTTGTGCAACAAACAAGGACACTGGGATTACTACAAGCCTGGTGAGGAGAGGGTACGTGAGAAAATGTCAATGAGGTGTGGCTGCAAAGCTTTTGTGAAGATTAAATGGAACCAGAAGAAGGACTATTGGTTCTTTGAGAGGATAAGGTTGGAGCACAATCATCCATTGCATCCCTCGCCGACTGTAACACAGTTCTTGAGGATACAGAAGGACAAGGACCCTATAGTCATGGGTATTGTTGATCAGATGCATAGGTGTGATGCTTCCCACAACACTACAGTAAATGTGCTGGTAGAATTATATGGTGGTCGGCAGAACTTCACGTTCACGGAAATGGATTTGAGAAACAGGTAATGTCTTTAGATGTACTATTGTTGATGTTATTGTTGAATACATGGAAATCATTATAATTAAATTGATGTATGTGTTCATGGTTGCAGGAAAGCTGCAAATgccagggaggagagggaaaatGATATACCAAAGTTGCTTGAGTTCTTCAGGGAGATGAAGGCCCATAATGAGTATTTCTACTACGAGTTGCAGGTAGATAGTGAAAATGTTATCAAGAATGTGTTCTGGAGTCATGCAAGCCAGCGTGCAGAATATAGAGATTTTGGAGATGTGGTTACATTCGACACCACATACAAAACAAACATGTATAGCATGCCTTTAGCCATGTTTGTTGGGCCAAACCATCAACTGCAGAACGTCGTGTTTGGGCAAGCATTGTTGCAAGATGAGCAAGCTAACACATTTGAGTGGTTGTTTGGGGCATTCAAAAACTGTATGTCCGGAGGTCGGGACCCACGGTGTATACTTACAGGTGAGGAATTTTTATACACGAATGTCTTGAGTGATACGTAACTTGAAATATTTGGTAACTTTGTTGCCTTTACTGTGTTGCAGACCAGGATAGTTCAATGGCGGCAGCGATCAAGAAGGTGTTCAAACAAACACAACACAGGTTGTGCCGTTGGCACATGCTTAAGAAGTATAAAGCAGAGCTGAAAAAACTGTACAAGATTTATGATGGTCTAAAGATAAAGCTCGTCACCCTAATCAATCACCCACTTACGCCTACAGAGTTTGAGTTTGCATGGAATGAGTTGGTGGATGAGTATGGCATACGGGAGGATGATACTATCCGGGGACTTTGGGAGAGTAGGAAATTGTGGGTTGCTGCTAATTTCAAGCCCTTGTATTGTGGCAGGATGACCTCTACACAGAGAAGTGAAAGCGTAAATAAGATGATCAAGGGGAGTGGCTTCACAGGACATATGacatgcatgagtaaatttGCACGCAGGATGCTAGACTTCATTCAACATACAAATCACACAGCGGGTGGGGAAACCCATTGGTCTCAGGTAATAATGACAGTGTATTGTTTGAAAATATCGTTTACTGGGGATTAAAATATCGTTTACTGGGGATTAATGTTTTAAGTGGTTGTCCATGAAATAGGCTGGTAACTAGTGGCTGACGTTGCAGCCCTTTGATGGCCATCTTAGCAGAGTGTACACACGAGCCGTGTACAAGAAATACAGGAAAACTTATATTTATAGTACTGCTTTCCATATTGATCCTCATCCTAACGAGGTTGATGTTTACCTGGTGACGCACACGGATCAGTCATGGCAATATGCTTGGTTTCAACATTAATTTAGAGTGGAGGCTGATGTACGATCCGGTAGGTATACATGCGAGTGCAAGACATGGGAGCATACAGGTGAGATGGTGcaatttgaaaaaaattcatCTCAACATTTCAATGTATATTGTGGTGTGAAAAAGTAGCACTGATTATGTTTAATTTCATTGTTACAAGCTTGTTCTGCGCCCATCTTATTAAAGCCTTCATGTACCTTCAGATCGACAATATACCTATAGAGTACATAATGAAGAGATAGACGAGGGGTGCAAGAACGATGGTACCGTGGGACAGGCATGACATTGTGACTTTGGTACCGGGTTGTGAGAGTGATCAATACAAAACAAAGAAGCTAGTAAAAATCGTGATGGCTGCTGTGAGGGCATGCCGCAAAACAAGTCTTGGGTTCGAGAAAGGCTGTGAGCAGCTGTCTGCATTGGTTGAGTGGGGTGAAAGTATTGCAAAAGGTATAGGAGCATCACATGTGGGGGATCATACAGAAGAACAGAGTGATGTGATCCCGCATATTATAGGTGAACCTGCAGCTACTTGGGCTGAACAAGATGCAGCAGTTGAAAATGTAATCCAAATTTCAGAGTGTGCACCAAGGGGGGCAAGAACAAAGGGGAGGAAGCGTGGAGGGAAATAGGTTGTTAATGAACATGTAAGTTTCAGTAAGGCACAGGGGCAGCGGACATGTGGATATTGTGGATCTTTGGGTCATTATAGTACGGGGTGTGATTTGAACCCGGATAACATCAATAAGAAACGAGGTGCAGGTGGGAGTTTGCGGAGCAAGATGGGACGGAAGAGGGGGAGACCACCCACAAAAAGGCAACTGGAGGATGAGTTTAATGGTGTTGCATGAGTTGTGTTTACTGATTGGGTGTGTTTGGAACAAATTAATGGCTGTGTTTGGATAATTACTGAATGGCTCTTACTGAACAAATTAATCTCCGCGGCCAGAAGCTTGCCAGTAGTCTAGGAGTGGATTGGCTGTAGGAGATTTCTGTGCATCATGAATAAGTTATTCTTTCTGATTCCTTCATGTCTTGAGTATTGTGAACCCACTTGCTATCGGTGGCAACTAAACTGTGATGTTGTTGGCGCCTAGCTGCAAGTGAGCGCAGTATGTTTTGCAtctgctaattttttttctgcCAATGTTGCTCAGGTTCGTACTGTATCTATCTTGCATCGTGTAAACTGGATAATCGTTGTCTGACAAACGTAGTTCATTATGGACATATGCTTGTGTTTTAGCAAGTACACTGTGAACCTGTATGGTACTTGCTCAGCGATTGAGCTTTTGCTTTACTTTATAATAAAATGAAGCAGTAATTATGTACTGTGTAATTGAGATTCTAGGAGTAGTAATGGAGGCAGTTGTAGTAAATTAGTGTACGACATTATCATCTAATAAATTGTATGGATATTTGGCAACTGTGTTTTTTGAATCTTGTTATCAGAGATGAATTTAAAATTGAATTATCATAGTTTCACTAATGGGGATCAGAATCAGAACCCCTGGTAACAAATGAATTTCCTTTATCACAAAGTGTGCATGAGAACATTCAGCAGAAATCAGAATGTCTCTGCTCAGGTCACAGGTGCAGCTGAACATATTCAGACTGGAACAAACCTTCTCCAGAAAGCGAAGAAGCTGCAGAAGAACACACGAAAATGGACCCAAGAAGCATAATTATCATGTTGATTTTGTTGGTGGTGTTACTCTTAGCATTCGTGTTCTAGCTGTGCATATGTGAGAAGGTGCAAGAGCGTCCTGTACATCATCTTAGAAACTTGGGGTGTGAACTTCAGATTTTGTTTGGTTCAAATTGGATATATTGGGTGGGCAAATCATTCAATTATGCTTACTTCAAATACAGGCAACACCCAGCTTGATTATGgaataagttttttttaaagtcATCTGCAACTTGAGCTGCCTTGATGGCAGTattttgtcttgaaaaaaaagTTGTATACAAATAAAAATACCACCAAAAAAAGCAGCCTCGTTTGCCATTAAACATTAGTTTCTTCGATGAGATCAGTAACTGTTTGGTGGGCAAAGTGGACCTCTTACAAATGCAATCATCATTGTTTTACATCATCGTACACTTCTCTAAAGCAACTGGGGAAGCATGTTCTGAATAGGCTAAGCACCACTCCTTGAACTGGAGATGCATCTTCTCCCCAAAAAAGCATTAAAAGACAGCAGAATCATTGAAGGAAAACATTACTTCCACATACAAGTGCTTGGCCTTCATCACCCTTTGCTTAGTTTTCTCAACTATCCAGCAACATTCTTGTATTCATACAAAATTCTTCACAACCTCAATGAATTATCGGTCCTCAATGCTCCTCTTTCGGGACTTGTGTGGCCGTTCAGATTTTACCATGCTATTTTCGTTCTGGAGTATTCTGTGTTCTTGTTCATTCTGCTCAATTTTGATGCTGATATCCCTTGACTTCCTT harbors:
- the LOC117846578 gene encoding protein FAR1-RELATED SEQUENCE 5 isoform X2, with translation MSMRCGCKAFVKIKWNQKKDYWFFERIRLEHNHPLHPSPTVTQFLRIQKDKDPIVMGIVDQMHRCDASHNTTVNVLVELYGGRQNFTFTEMDLRNRKAANAREERENDIPKLLEFFREMKAHNEYFYYELQVDSENVIKNVFWSHASQRAEYRDFGDVVTFDTTYKTNMYSMPLAMFVGPNHQLQNVVFGQALLQDEQANTFEWLFGAFKNCMSGGRDPRCILTDQDSSMAAAIKKVFKQTQHRLCRWHMLKKYKAELKKLYKIYDGLKIKLVTLINHPLTPTEFEFAWNELVDEYGIREDDTIRGLWESRKLWVAANFKPLYCGRMTSTQRSESVNKMIKGSGFTGHMTCMSKFARRMLDFIQHTNHTAGGETHWSQAGN
- the LOC117846578 gene encoding protein FAR1-RELATED SEQUENCE 5 isoform X1, whose product is MSMRCGCKAFVKIKWNQKKDYWFFERIRLEHNHPLHPSPTVTQFLRIQKDKDPIVMGIVDQMHRCDASHNTTVNVLVELYGGRQNFTFTEMDLRNRKAANAREERENDIPKLLEFFREMKAHNEYFYYELQVDSENVIKNVFWSHASQRAEYRDFGDVVTFDTTYKTNMYSMPLAMFVGPNHQLQNVVFGQALLQDEQANTFEWLFGAFKNCMSGGRDPRCILTDQDSSMAAAIKKVFKQTQHRLCRWHMLKKYKAELKKLYKIYDGLKIKLVTLINHPLTPTEFEFAWNELVDEYGIREDDTIRGLWESRKLWVAANFKPLYCGRMTSTQRSESVNKMIKGSGFTGHMTCMSKFARRMLDFIQHTNHTAGGETHWSQVIMTVYCLKISFTGD